AAATATTGGAGTTCTTACAGTTTTTAAATCTAAATCAATTAGATATACAAAATTTAAATTTAATATCTTTGATAAATTATAAATTAAATTATTTATCCAATATTTTGGGATATAATATACCCATAAAATTGGAAGAAGAAAAATTATCTCAATATATTTCATTAATATTGTCCTATTTGGAACCCCACATATCCACAGCAGTATCTGGATTACTATTATTGCCTGAAATAGCTATAAAGCTCATAATGGGAGTGTTTATAACATTTTACTTTTTAAAAGATGGATACCATATAAAAAATATTGTATTGGACAATATTCCAACAGAATACCAGTTGAAAACTCAATTGTATTTAAAATATCTAAATGAATCCTATCAAAATTTATTTACTGGAACTGCATTAACCTCCGTCGCCATAGTTATTATATCATTTATTGGATATTTTATATTTGGAGTTCAAAATGCTTTATTATTATCCGTGCTTACTGGGATTTTTGCACTGTTGCCCATTGTTGGAGGATGGGGAGTATATATTCCACTTTCATTATATTATTTAATAATAGGAGATTTCGTTACAGCAATTGGAATATTTATATTTGGGTGGGTATTTTTATCCCTTGCTCCTGATTTTGTGATAAGACCCCATATAGTAAAAAAAGAAAGCGATGTTCATCCTGTGGTGGTGTTATTGGCATTTTTGGTTGCCCCTTTGACATTGGGAATTGCAGGATTTGCCATAGGGCCAATATTATTTGGAGCATTTGATGCATTATTTAAAGTAAAATCTAAAATAAAATATGTTGAAAATGAAAAAATAAAGGAGAATAATGCGAGTAATGAGAATGATATAAGCAATATAAGCGATGAGAATAATAGTAAATATGATAATAATAACAAAATAGAAGATAACAGCCAAAATGGAAATAATAAAGATAGTAAAAATTAAAAAGAATAATACAATAATATTAGTGTGGTTCATATTACATATTCTTTAAATATCAACATATAATTTTATGACAAATATATCTATCCATATAATAAATAAAACTTTAAAATTTAATATATTATGAATAATTTGACCCACCCTATTATTATAATTCTATTTAATTTTTAATCCCTTAGAAAAATATATATACTAAAAATATATATATATATATATATATATGTGGGTAAATACCTATCTAATATTAATATTTAAATATCGCATAAATAACCTACACTACACATATATACTTTTTAAAATTTAGGAGGTGAATTCAACGATGTTGAGAAAATCTTTTACTATTTTATTGGCAATTCTTCTTTTAGCATCTCCAGTTAGTGCATTTTTTTCTTTCGATTTTTCAATATCTCAAAGTAGTGCAATTACAGGAGCTACAATTGCGACAGAGGCAATTGCAGATACGATGGTTAGTAATTACATAGATGAAAACCACCCAGAATATTCAGGTGCATATACTGCTGTTTCTTTGATATTTGACCCTATGGGAAA
The window above is part of the Methanococcus aeolicus Nankai-3 genome. Proteins encoded here:
- a CDS encoding AI-2E family transporter; translated protein: MNNNEFRLLFKLFVSLVSLSLIYTVFPYLDVLALSCALAYMSKPVYDKLKPKFGSSISSMMCLLFVIVPMVIIGFIILYQILEFLQFLNLNQLDIQNLNLISLINYKLNYLSNILGYNIPIKLEEEKLSQYISLILSYLEPHISTAVSGLLLLPEIAIKLIMGVFITFYFLKDGYHIKNIVLDNIPTEYQLKTQLYLKYLNESYQNLFTGTALTSVAIVIISFIGYFIFGVQNALLLSVLTGIFALLPIVGGWGVYIPLSLYYLIIGDFVTAIGIFIFGWVFLSLAPDFVIRPHIVKKESDVHPVVVLLAFLVAPLTLGIAGFAIGPILFGAFDALFKVKSKIKYVENEKIKENNASNENDISNISDENNSKYDNNNKIEDNSQNGNNKDSKN